The following proteins come from a genomic window of Halomicroarcula saliterrae:
- the alaS gene encoding alanine--tRNA ligase translates to MSDLDEAYQLDYFDEAGFHRQECAECGDMFWSRADRDTCGEPPCAEYGFIDSPGFDEEYALAEMREAFLSFFEARDHERVDPYPVAANRWRDDVLLTQASIYDFQPLVTSGTTPPPANPLCISQPCIRMQDIDNVGKTGRHTMAFEMMAHHAFNAKTDIEDPEEYAYEGEVYWKEETVEYCVELFEELGADVDELTLIEDPWVGGGNAGPAFEVIYQGAELATLVFMSLEQDPDGEYEMKDGNRYSEMDTYVVDTGYGLERWTWVSQGTPTVYEAVYPEMIAFLKDNAGIELSDEEAAIVHNAAKLAGRMDIDEAEDIEAERDTIAEQVGVEVDELRALVAPLEEIYAIADHSRTLAYMLGDGIVPSNVGTGYLARMVLRRTKRLVDSVGVDAPLDELVDMQADRLGYENRDTIRDIVRTEVEKYRETLDRGGRRVRQLADDYAESGDPIPTDELVELYDSHGIQPDMVEEIADERGVAVDVPDDFYAVVADRHGGETAAGDGDEGVPYADRLAELPDTDRLYYEDQQRMEFEAVVLEVFERDDDGFDVVLDQTMFYPEGGGQPPDHGHLATDDVTVEVEDVQRYDGVILHTVDEDPGKGEFVRGQVDATRRKRLMQHHTATHIVVHAARQVLGEHVRQAGAQKGVDSSRIDVRHYDSVSREQVKEIESMANDLVQDNVPVTQEWPDRNEAEAKHGFDLYQGGIPAGEQIRLIQVADDIQACGGTHVARTGDIGTIKLLGTERVQDGVIRLTFAAGDAAIEATHRTEDALYEAAEILDVAPDAVPETAERFFHEWKGRGKEIEDLKEQLAQARAAGGADTEEFEVAGTTAVVQRIDADMDELRAQANAVVEQGKIAVLGSGQEGAQFVVAVPGDVDVDAGDVVGELAGRVGGGGGGPSDFAQGGGPDGDALDDALGDAEEILQSVANV, encoded by the coding sequence ATGAGCGACCTCGACGAGGCCTACCAACTCGACTATTTCGACGAGGCGGGATTCCACCGTCAGGAGTGTGCGGAGTGTGGCGATATGTTCTGGTCGCGGGCCGACCGGGACACCTGCGGCGAGCCCCCGTGTGCGGAGTACGGGTTCATCGACAGTCCGGGGTTCGACGAGGAGTACGCCCTCGCGGAGATGCGCGAGGCGTTCCTCTCCTTCTTCGAGGCGCGCGACCACGAACGCGTCGACCCCTACCCGGTCGCGGCCAACCGCTGGCGCGACGACGTGTTGCTGACACAGGCGTCTATCTACGACTTCCAGCCGCTCGTGACGAGCGGGACGACGCCGCCGCCGGCGAACCCGCTCTGTATCAGCCAGCCGTGTATCCGCATGCAGGACATCGACAACGTGGGCAAGACCGGCCGGCACACGATGGCATTCGAGATGATGGCCCACCACGCGTTCAACGCGAAGACTGACATCGAGGACCCCGAGGAGTACGCCTACGAGGGCGAGGTGTACTGGAAGGAAGAGACCGTCGAGTACTGCGTCGAGCTGTTCGAGGAACTGGGCGCGGACGTCGACGAGCTCACCCTCATCGAGGACCCGTGGGTCGGGGGCGGCAACGCCGGCCCCGCCTTCGAGGTCATCTACCAGGGCGCCGAGCTGGCGACGCTCGTGTTCATGTCGCTGGAACAGGACCCCGACGGCGAGTACGAGATGAAAGACGGGAACCGCTACTCCGAGATGGACACCTACGTCGTCGACACCGGATACGGGCTCGAACGCTGGACGTGGGTCTCCCAGGGCACGCCGACGGTGTACGAGGCCGTCTACCCCGAGATGATAGCCTTCCTGAAGGACAACGCCGGCATCGAGCTCTCCGACGAGGAGGCCGCCATCGTCCACAACGCCGCCAAGCTCGCGGGCCGGATGGACATCGACGAGGCCGAGGACATCGAGGCCGAACGGGACACCATCGCCGAGCAGGTCGGCGTCGAGGTCGACGAGCTTCGGGCCCTCGTGGCGCCGCTGGAGGAGATTTACGCCATCGCCGACCACTCGCGCACGCTGGCGTACATGCTCGGCGACGGCATCGTCCCGTCGAACGTCGGGACGGGCTATCTCGCCCGGATGGTCCTGCGGCGCACCAAACGGCTGGTCGACAGCGTCGGCGTGGACGCGCCGCTGGACGAACTGGTCGACATGCAGGCCGACCGGCTGGGCTACGAGAACCGCGACACCATCAGGGATATCGTCCGCACCGAGGTCGAGAAGTACCGCGAGACCCTCGACAGGGGCGGCCGCCGCGTGCGCCAGCTCGCCGACGACTACGCCGAGTCGGGCGACCCCATCCCGACCGACGAGCTGGTCGAGCTGTACGACTCCCACGGCATCCAGCCCGACATGGTCGAGGAGATAGCCGACGAGCGGGGCGTCGCGGTCGACGTGCCCGACGACTTCTACGCCGTCGTCGCGGACCGCCACGGCGGGGAGACGGCCGCCGGGGACGGCGACGAGGGGGTCCCCTACGCCGACCGGCTCGCCGAACTGCCCGACACCGACCGGCTCTACTACGAGGACCAGCAGCGCATGGAGTTCGAGGCGGTCGTGCTGGAGGTGTTCGAGCGCGACGACGACGGCTTCGACGTGGTGCTCGACCAGACGATGTTCTACCCCGAGGGCGGTGGCCAGCCGCCGGACCACGGCCATCTAGCGACCGACGACGTCACCGTCGAGGTCGAGGACGTCCAGCGCTACGACGGCGTCATCCTCCACACCGTCGACGAGGACCCGGGCAAGGGCGAGTTCGTCCGCGGTCAGGTCGACGCGACCCGTCGCAAGCGGCTGATGCAACACCACACCGCGACCCACATCGTCGTCCACGCGGCCCGGCAAGTGCTGGGCGAACACGTCCGCCAGGCCGGCGCTCAGAAGGGCGTCGACTCCTCGCGCATCGACGTGCGCCACTACGACTCCGTCTCCCGCGAGCAGGTCAAGGAAATCGAGTCCATGGCCAACGACCTCGTCCAGGACAACGTCCCCGTGACACAGGAGTGGCCCGACCGCAACGAGGCCGAGGCGAAACACGGCTTCGACCTCTACCAGGGCGGCATCCCCGCCGGCGAGCAGATCCGGCTCATTCAGGTCGCCGACGACATCCAGGCCTGCGGTGGCACCCACGTCGCCCGCACCGGTGACATCGGGACCATCAAACTGCTCGGCACGGAGCGCGTTCAGGACGGCGTCATCCGGCTCACCTTCGCGGCGGGCGACGCGGCCATCGAGGCCACCCACCGCACCGAGGACGCCCTCTACGAGGCCGCGGAGATACTCGACGTGGCCCCCGACGCCGTCCCCGAGACGGCCGAGCGGTTCTTCCACGAGTGGAAGGGCCGCGGCAAGGAGATAGAGGACCTCAAAGAACAGCTCGCACAGGCCCGCGCGGCCGGCGGCGCCGACACCGAGGAGTTCGAGGTGGCCGGCACCACGGCCGTCGTCCAGCGCATCGACGCCGACATGGACGAGCTCCGGGCGCAGGCCAACGCGGTCGTCGAGCAGGGGAAGATCGCGGTGCTTGGCTCCGGACAGGAGGGCGCCCAGTTCGTCGTCGCTGTCCCCGGGGACGTCGACGTGGACGCCGGCGACGTGGTCGGCGAACTCGCCGGCCGCGTGGGCGGCGGCGGTGGCGGCCCCTCGGACTTCGCTCAGGGCGGCGGCCCCGACGGGGACGCGCTGGACGACGCGCTCGGCGACGCCGAGGAGATTCTGCAGTCCGTCGCGAACGTCTAG
- a CDS encoding replication factor C small subunit yields the protein MSEADAESRAGREEVWIEKYRPESLDDVMGHEDIVGRLQSYVDRNDLSHMLFSGPAGTGKTTSACAIARELYGEDWQENFLELNASDERGIDVVRDRIKNFARTSFGGHEYRIIFLDEADALTSDAQSALRRTMEQFSNNVRFILSCNYSSQIIDPIQSRCAVFRFSPLSDDAVEAEIRHIAAEEDIELTDDGLAALVYAAGGDMRKAINGLQAASVSGDVVDESAVYAITSTARPEEIHGMVQSALDGDFTAARATLDRLLTEEGIAGGDIIDQLHRSIWEFEVDDRAAVRILERVGETDYRITQGANERVQLEAMLASLANPE from the coding sequence ATGAGTGAGGCCGACGCCGAGTCGCGGGCGGGACGGGAGGAAGTGTGGATAGAGAAGTACCGCCCCGAATCGCTCGACGACGTGATGGGTCACGAGGACATCGTCGGGCGACTGCAGAGCTACGTCGACCGCAACGACCTGAGCCACATGCTGTTCTCCGGGCCGGCCGGTACCGGGAAGACGACCAGCGCCTGCGCCATCGCCCGCGAGCTGTACGGCGAGGACTGGCAGGAGAACTTCCTCGAACTGAACGCCTCCGACGAGCGCGGTATCGACGTGGTCCGGGACCGCATCAAGAACTTCGCGCGCACGAGCTTCGGCGGCCACGAGTACCGCATCATCTTCCTCGACGAGGCGGACGCTCTCACGAGCGACGCCCAGTCGGCGCTCCGCCGAACGATGGAGCAGTTCTCGAACAACGTCCGCTTCATCCTCTCGTGTAACTACTCCAGTCAGATTATCGACCCCATCCAGTCCCGGTGTGCGGTCTTTCGCTTCTCGCCGCTGTCGGACGACGCCGTCGAGGCCGAAATCCGCCACATCGCGGCCGAGGAGGACATCGAACTCACCGACGACGGGCTGGCGGCGTTGGTGTACGCCGCCGGGGGCGACATGCGCAAGGCTATCAACGGGCTGCAGGCCGCCTCGGTCAGCGGCGACGTGGTCGACGAGTCGGCGGTGTACGCCATCACCTCCACGGCCCGTCCCGAGGAGATACACGGGATGGTCCAGTCGGCGCTCGACGGCGACTTCACCGCGGCGCGCGCGACACTCGACCGCCTGCTCACAGAGGAGGGTATCGCCGGCGGCGACATCATCGACCAGCTCCACCGCTCCATCTGGGAGTTCGAGGTCGACGACCGGGCGGCGGTCCGCATCCTCGAACGGGTGGGCGAGACCGACTATCGAATCACACAGGGGGCCAACGAGCGCGTGCAACTCGAAGCGATGCTCGCCTCGCTGGCGAACCCCGAATAG
- a CDS encoding alpha/beta fold hydrolase, which produces MPITTNDGVSLHYETTGDGPTVVFVGDVGYGAWQWGWHHDAVAGPYEAVVWDLRGTGDSDAPAGPYDVATLAADLDAVLGDHGVRSAHLVGAGLGGMIALQYAHEYSRARTLTLYNTASSGDAVDAEALDALGLDRGPKQSLSGAFSPRFREDATDLVERITGWREAEDATGDAFAAQATAMTAFSAPPLYEVTQPAELYYGVDDPVVPSDAAESLAADLPRGTSEAVEGRHCSFVEHAQPVTDRLTAFLDQHTEDQH; this is translated from the coding sequence ATGCCGATCACGACCAACGACGGCGTCAGCCTGCACTACGAGACCACTGGCGACGGCCCCACGGTCGTCTTCGTCGGCGACGTCGGCTACGGCGCGTGGCAGTGGGGCTGGCACCACGACGCCGTCGCCGGCCCCTACGAGGCGGTCGTCTGGGACCTGCGGGGGACCGGTGACTCCGACGCGCCGGCGGGCCCCTACGACGTGGCGACCCTCGCCGCGGACCTCGACGCCGTCCTCGGCGACCACGGCGTCCGGAGCGCCCACCTCGTCGGCGCGGGGCTCGGTGGCATGATAGCCCTGCAGTACGCCCACGAGTACAGCAGAGCGCGGACGCTGACACTGTACAACACGGCCTCGTCGGGCGACGCTGTCGACGCCGAGGCGCTCGACGCGCTCGGACTCGACCGCGGACCGAAGCAGTCGCTTTCGGGCGCGTTCTCCCCGCGGTTCCGCGAGGACGCCACCGACCTCGTCGAACGCATCACCGGGTGGCGCGAGGCCGAGGACGCCACCGGCGACGCGTTCGCCGCGCAGGCGACGGCGATGACGGCCTTTTCCGCCCCGCCGCTGTACGAGGTGACCCAGCCCGCCGAACTGTACTACGGCGTCGACGACCCCGTCGTGCCGAGCGACGCGGCCGAGTCGCTGGCGGCGGACCTGCCGCGGGGGACGAGCGAGGCCGTCGAGGGTCGGCACTGCTCGTTCGTCGAGCACGCACAACCGGTGACCGACCGCCTGACCGCGTTCCTCGACCAGCACACCGAAGACCAGCACTGA
- a CDS encoding FAD-binding oxidoreductase, translating into MTASGTSAGDRRVSDLSQQAIDDLRSGLRGDLLEPDDDGYDEARTVWNGMIDRHPALVVQCTGTADVVAAVEFARETGSEVSIHGGGHNVSGSAVADGGLMIDLSPMNGVHVDPEAGTVRAGGGALLGDVDHETQLFGLAAPLGVVSETGIAGLTLNGGYGHLSREYGLAADNLREVDIVTADGQVRTASEDRHADLFWAVRGGGGNFGVVTSLEYDLHEVGPEVSQLFVWYHADEAADRLAAFREWTESAPRTAAVLPFLAHVPAEEPFPEASWGEPALAFFGCVRGDPAAFEETVGPLTAGDPIVDLSERTRFEALQALLDEDYPDGLRYYWKSLYLTELTDEVVDVMVRYNDSAPSDLSTVDLWWLGGQVADVPQDATAFWHRDKPFMLNFEANWEDPDRDDDNVQWVREGFAAAEELAVSGGRYGNFPGFAGDPAHLLFGENYDRLVEVKTEYDPENLFRLNQNIAPRGTD; encoded by the coding sequence ATGACAGCGTCAGGTACATCGGCCGGTGACCGGCGGGTCTCCGACCTCTCACAGCAGGCGATAGACGACCTCCGGTCCGGTCTGCGCGGCGACCTCCTCGAACCGGACGACGACGGCTACGACGAGGCCCGGACGGTCTGGAACGGGATGATAGACCGCCACCCCGCGCTCGTCGTCCAGTGTACCGGAACGGCCGACGTCGTCGCGGCCGTCGAGTTCGCCCGGGAGACGGGCAGCGAGGTGTCGATACACGGCGGCGGCCACAACGTCTCGGGCAGCGCCGTCGCCGACGGCGGCCTGATGATAGACCTCTCGCCGATGAACGGCGTCCACGTCGACCCCGAGGCCGGAACGGTCCGGGCCGGGGGCGGCGCGCTTCTGGGCGACGTCGACCACGAGACCCAGCTGTTCGGTCTCGCGGCGCCGCTCGGCGTCGTGAGCGAGACCGGTATCGCCGGGCTCACGCTCAACGGCGGCTACGGGCACCTCTCGCGGGAGTACGGGCTGGCGGCGGACAACCTCCGCGAAGTGGACATCGTCACCGCCGACGGGCAGGTCCGGACGGCCAGCGAGGACCGGCACGCTGACCTGTTCTGGGCCGTCCGGGGCGGCGGCGGCAACTTCGGCGTCGTCACGTCGCTCGAATACGACCTCCACGAGGTCGGCCCCGAGGTGTCCCAGCTGTTCGTCTGGTACCACGCCGACGAGGCCGCCGACCGGCTGGCGGCCTTCCGCGAGTGGACCGAGTCGGCGCCCCGGACCGCGGCCGTCCTCCCCTTCCTCGCGCACGTCCCCGCAGAAGAGCCGTTCCCCGAGGCGTCGTGGGGCGAACCGGCGCTCGCCTTCTTCGGCTGTGTCCGCGGTGACCCTGCGGCGTTCGAGGAGACCGTGGGGCCGCTGACCGCGGGCGACCCCATCGTCGACCTCAGCGAGCGGACCCGCTTCGAGGCGCTACAGGCGCTGCTGGACGAGGATTACCCCGACGGGCTGCGCTACTACTGGAAGTCGCTCTACCTGACGGAGCTGACCGACGAGGTCGTCGACGTGATGGTGCGATACAACGACAGCGCTCCCTCCGACCTCTCGACGGTCGACCTCTGGTGGCTCGGTGGACAGGTCGCGGACGTGCCACAGGACGCGACCGCGTTCTGGCACCGGGACAAGCCGTTCATGCTCAACTTCGAGGCTAACTGGGAGGACCCGGACCGGGACGACGACAACGTCCAGTGGGTCCGGGAGGGGTTTGCCGCCGCCGAGGAACTGGCTGTCTCGGGCGGTCGCTACGGTAACTTCCCGGGCTTTGCCGGGGACCCCGCGCACCTGCTGTTCGGCGAGAACTACGACCGGCTGGTCGAGGTCAAGACCGAGTATGACCCCGAGAACCTGTTTCGGCTGAACCAGAACATCGCGCCGCGAGGGACGGACTGA
- a CDS encoding DUF5789 family protein yields MGMLTEAEAAFDAQQYPITTEELIEAEGDLTLELPNGTETLADALSRSAPETFETAEDARLTAYAGVSGKAIGRKGYSDRDPVCMGEDGPEEVSF; encoded by the coding sequence ATGGGAATGCTAACAGAGGCGGAGGCGGCGTTCGACGCACAGCAGTATCCGATCACGACCGAGGAGCTCATCGAGGCGGAGGGCGACCTCACCCTCGAACTCCCCAACGGCACGGAGACGCTGGCCGACGCGCTGAGTCGGTCGGCACCGGAGACGTTCGAGACGGCCGAGGACGCACGCCTGACGGCGTATGCGGGCGTCTCCGGCAAGGCCATCGGCCGGAAGGGCTACTCGGACCGGGACCCGGTCTGCATGGGCGAGGACGGCCCCGAAGAAGTCTCGTTCTGA
- a CDS encoding HPP family protein yields the protein MSDSSWPRQASHAGALLAALGAVVWLSGLPFLFPSLGPTAYLFATQPSARQSSARRVLGGHAIGVVAGLVAYHAVAGDIVITASMGAASMAGLRLAASGVVAVALTTAGMSLTDTGHAPACATTLIVGLGILSAPLQGVIMLLAVLVLVVEQALLTRLG from the coding sequence GTGTCCGATAGTTCCTGGCCGCGGCAGGCGAGCCACGCCGGCGCGTTACTGGCGGCGCTCGGCGCTGTCGTCTGGCTCAGTGGCCTCCCCTTCCTCTTCCCGAGTCTGGGCCCCACGGCGTATCTCTTCGCGACACAGCCGTCGGCCCGGCAGTCCTCGGCCCGCCGGGTGCTCGGCGGGCACGCCATCGGCGTCGTCGCGGGACTGGTCGCCTACCACGCCGTCGCCGGCGACATCGTCATCACGGCCTCGATGGGCGCCGCCTCGATGGCCGGGCTCCGACTGGCCGCGAGCGGCGTCGTCGCCGTCGCGCTGACGACCGCGGGGATGTCACTCACCGACACCGGCCACGCCCCCGCCTGTGCGACGACGCTCATCGTCGGGCTGGGCATCCTCTCGGCGCCGCTGCAGGGCGTGATTATGCTGCTTGCCGTGCTGGTGCTGGTCGTAGAACAGGCGCTCCTGACCCGGCTCGGCTAG
- a CDS encoding helix-turn-helix transcriptional regulator, with amino-acid sequence MQDGYDPQRVLPRVPLLDATRDRQVDRATLQDELDISRATAYRRTSALTDDGLLERRPAGYRATGAGAAVVDVAERFERSLAAIDRLQPLLAELSAPELTRNIDLFADADLHTATPQHPSAPIEPWLDHFESFDRCRTLVVAGCPPAVTRQGLEHARNGVDFEAICTPLALEADQNASEEAFDTIAGAEGPSLYTNPDLPFTMGLIDELVIIGGFDAETALPTASVTTDDPDAREWATDLYHRYKRDAEHLDAGAVETPA; translated from the coding sequence ATGCAAGACGGCTACGACCCACAGCGCGTGCTGCCTCGGGTGCCGTTGCTCGACGCGACCCGCGACCGGCAGGTAGACCGGGCGACCCTGCAGGACGAACTCGACATCTCGCGGGCGACGGCCTACCGGCGGACCTCCGCACTCACCGACGACGGCCTGCTCGAACGGAGGCCGGCGGGCTATCGGGCGACCGGGGCCGGCGCCGCCGTCGTCGACGTCGCCGAGCGGTTCGAGCGGTCGCTCGCGGCCATCGACCGACTGCAACCCCTGCTCGCGGAGCTCTCGGCGCCGGAACTCACGCGGAACATCGACCTCTTCGCCGACGCGGACCTCCACACCGCCACGCCACAGCACCCCAGCGCGCCCATCGAGCCGTGGCTCGACCACTTCGAGTCGTTCGACCGCTGCCGGACGCTGGTCGTCGCCGGCTGTCCGCCCGCGGTCACTCGGCAGGGGCTCGAACATGCCCGCAACGGCGTCGACTTCGAGGCCATCTGTACGCCCCTGGCGCTCGAAGCCGACCAGAACGCTTCCGAGGAGGCGTTCGACACCATCGCGGGCGCCGAGGGACCGTCGCTGTACACCAACCCCGACCTCCCTTTCACGATGGGCCTCATCGACGAACTGGTCATCATCGGCGGGTTCGACGCCGAGACGGCGCTCCCGACCGCCTCTGTGACGACCGACGACCCCGACGCCCGCGAGTGGGCAACCGACCTCTACCACCGGTACAAGCGCGACGCCGAGCACCTCGACGCGGGGGCTGTCGAGACGCCCGCGTGA
- a CDS encoding PHP domain-containing protein, with translation MVVADLHVHTTRSDGSLPLSSVPAAAASCEVDVVAITDHDRVQPDLEGPVTTREGTTLVHGIELRVDAGEQRLDLLGYGVEPTDALRAECARIQRDRSERGRQIIDCVEDRLGVSLPVEPRAGLGRPHIARAIAEVTDYSVQGAFDHLIGDDCPCFVAREVPDFDRGRALLADACGLVGLAHPFRYRDTTAALARCADLDAVERWYPYGRPVDTEALDAAIDQYGLVPTGGSDAHDDRLGVAGLDGSAWDRVGNALV, from the coding sequence ATGGTCGTCGCGGACCTCCACGTACACACGACGCGCTCGGACGGCTCGCTCCCGCTCTCGTCGGTCCCGGCCGCGGCCGCGAGCTGTGAAGTCGACGTGGTCGCTATCACCGACCACGACCGGGTCCAGCCCGACCTCGAGGGGCCGGTGACGACCCGCGAGGGGACCACGCTGGTCCACGGCATCGAACTGCGCGTCGACGCGGGCGAGCAGCGTCTGGACCTGCTCGGCTACGGCGTCGAGCCGACCGACGCGCTCCGCGCCGAGTGTGCCCGCATCCAGCGTGACCGCAGCGAGCGAGGGCGCCAGATCATCGACTGCGTCGAGGACCGCCTCGGCGTCTCGCTGCCGGTCGAACCCCGCGCCGGGCTGGGCCGGCCCCACATTGCCCGGGCCATCGCCGAGGTGACCGACTACAGCGTGCAGGGGGCGTTCGACCATCTCATCGGCGACGACTGCCCGTGCTTCGTGGCCCGTGAGGTTCCCGATTTCGACCGCGGCCGAGCCCTACTGGCCGACGCCTGCGGGCTCGTCGGGCTGGCACACCCGTTTCGCTACCGGGACACGACGGCGGCGCTGGCCCGCTGTGCCGACCTCGACGCCGTCGAACGGTGGTACCCGTACGGCCGCCCCGTCGACACCGAGGCGCTCGACGCCGCTATCGACCAGTACGGGCTGGTCCCGACGGGCGGCAGCGACGCCCACGACGACCGACTCGGCGTCGCGGGGCTCGACGGGTCCGCCTGGGACCGGGTCGGGAACGCCCTCGTCTGA
- a CDS encoding ribbon-helix-helix domain-containing protein, with protein sequence MSRIKLSLPDQVDSDIQRLVEQGEFLNRDQAVEDLLKRGISAYNVTTDETESPVDDDMFGQTAAEQQDPAQMDDDYGF encoded by the coding sequence ATGAGCCGAATCAAACTGTCGCTGCCCGACCAGGTCGATTCCGACATCCAGCGTCTCGTCGAACAGGGGGAGTTCCTCAACCGCGACCAGGCCGTCGAGGACCTGCTGAAACGCGGCATCTCCGCGTACAACGTCACCACCGACGAGACGGAGTCGCCGGTCGACGACGATATGTTCGGTCAGACCGCGGCCGAGCAGCAGGACCCGGCACAGATGGACGACGACTACGGGTTCTAA
- a CDS encoding DUF6757 family protein, with protein sequence MQCHYCDRDADIAVDSDGVKVGVCKTHFREQMAELENADWLEDLDEELDIDRRE encoded by the coding sequence ATGCAGTGTCACTACTGCGACCGTGACGCGGACATCGCTGTCGACAGCGACGGGGTCAAGGTCGGCGTTTGCAAGACACACTTCCGCGAGCAGATGGCCGAACTGGAAAACGCCGACTGGCTCGAGGACCTCGACGAAGAACTCGACATCGACCGGCGAGAATAG
- a CDS encoding archaellin/type IV pilin N-terminal domain-containing protein, whose amino-acid sequence MYSLNDQAPDDRGQVGIGTLIVFIAMVLVAAIAAGVLINTAGFLQSSSQATGEGASDATSNRLQVVSATGTDLDDNSVGVVSLIVKRGPGAGNVDLATTTIQWVGPTGSFYQLAADQTSGNPDGRFTVSTVQDEDGSNPVLNDQQDRLKIQLELGEGDGENILSGGDSFGSELGEGETATIRITTASGASTSQRIIVPKTISGTSAVQL is encoded by the coding sequence ATGTACAGCTTGAACGACCAAGCTCCAGACGACCGCGGGCAGGTCGGTATCGGCACGCTCATCGTGTTCATCGCGATGGTGCTCGTGGCCGCCATCGCCGCGGGCGTGCTCATCAACACGGCCGGGTTCCTGCAGAGCTCCTCGCAGGCGACCGGCGAGGGCGCGAGCGACGCGACCTCGAACCGACTGCAGGTAGTCAGCGCGACGGGGACCGACCTCGACGACAACTCGGTCGGCGTCGTGAGCCTCATCGTAAAGCGGGGACCGGGCGCGGGCAACGTCGACCTCGCCACGACGACGATTCAGTGGGTCGGCCCGACCGGGTCGTTCTACCAGCTCGCCGCCGACCAGACCTCCGGCAACCCCGACGGCCGCTTCACCGTCTCGACCGTCCAGGACGAGGACGGCTCGAACCCCGTCCTGAACGACCAGCAGGACCGACTGAAGATACAGCTCGAACTCGGAGAGGGCGACGGGGAGAACATCCTCAGCGGCGGGGATTCGTTCGGCAGCGAGCTCGGCGAGGGCGAGACCGCGACCATCCGCATCACGACCGCCTCGGGCGCGTCGACGAGCCAGCGTATCATCGTCCCGAAGACGATATCGGGCACCTCCGCGGTGCAGCTGTGA
- a CDS encoding type 1 glutamine amidotransferase, whose translation MSLRIALLNAAHDGEDNRRNFRREVDADLVEYDVTERELPDSFAFDGCLVTGSRASVYWDEPWIADLESWVGDAIDEGLPFLGVCFGHQLLAHALGGSVEPMDDYEIGYRTVEHDGANPLLSGVDDTFTVFTTHSDHVAELPPGATQFAQNDYGVHGFRKEDVFAVQFHPEYDPETAADVASGKDLPDERIERVLDGITEENYRAACEAKQLFDNFTDYVRARQPAAGDPEQVASDD comes from the coding sequence ATGAGTCTGCGTATCGCCCTGCTGAACGCGGCCCACGACGGCGAGGACAACCGCCGGAACTTCCGGCGGGAGGTCGACGCCGACCTCGTGGAGTACGACGTCACCGAGCGCGAACTGCCCGACTCCTTCGCGTTCGACGGCTGTCTCGTCACCGGCTCGCGGGCCTCCGTCTACTGGGACGAGCCGTGGATAGCCGACCTCGAGTCGTGGGTCGGCGACGCCATCGACGAGGGGCTGCCGTTCCTCGGGGTGTGTTTCGGCCACCAGCTGCTCGCCCACGCGCTGGGTGGCTCGGTCGAGCCGATGGACGACTACGAAATCGGCTACCGGACCGTCGAACACGACGGCGCGAACCCGCTGCTCTCGGGCGTCGACGACACCTTCACCGTCTTTACCACCCACTCCGACCACGTCGCGGAACTGCCGCCGGGCGCGACCCAGTTCGCACAGAACGACTACGGCGTCCACGGCTTCCGGAAGGAGGACGTCTTCGCGGTCCAGTTCCACCCCGAGTACGACCCCGAGACCGCGGCGGACGTCGCCTCGGGCAAGGACCTCCCGGACGAGCGCATCGAGCGCGTCCTCGACGGCATCACCGAGGAGAACTACCGGGCGGCCTGTGAGGCCAAACAGCTGTTCGACAACTTCACCGACTACGTGCGGGCCCGGCAGCCGGCCGCCGGCGACCCCGAGCAGGTCGCCAGCGACGACTAG
- a CDS encoding carboxymuconolactone decarboxylase family protein produces the protein MSDDIDDTDDLPATAGTFAETEPDVWAAYSDLGRACSAAGPLDDETRRLVKLALAIGAESEGAVHSHVRRGLDEGLTAEQLQHVAVLSIPTLGFPQAMAARSWISDLTE, from the coding sequence ATGTCCGACGACATCGACGACACCGACGACCTGCCAGCGACCGCCGGCACCTTCGCCGAGACCGAACCCGACGTCTGGGCGGCCTACAGCGACCTGGGGCGGGCCTGCTCGGCGGCCGGACCGCTCGACGACGAGACCCGGCGACTCGTCAAACTCGCGCTGGCCATCGGCGCCGAGTCGGAGGGCGCGGTCCACTCCCACGTCCGGCGCGGCCTCGACGAGGGGCTGACCGCCGAACAGCTCCAGCACGTCGCGGTGCTGTCGATTCCGACGCTGGGATTCCCGCAGGCGATGGCCGCCCGGAGCTGGATTTCGGACCTGACGGAGTGA